In Natranaeroarchaeum aerophilus, one genomic interval encodes:
- a CDS encoding DUF2268 domain-containing protein, producing MVSRRVALTAVVVALLLLAGCTAPTPPPDVANGGEIEGEEAPTDEEPATDADRDAADTESHPDLDLDEDTVWNEVTTMMDSDAPQPDLFVDEMPAGADQAFEPQQSEFQAALNATESSPGGNGTSGLAMPGNVYVFPDGPDEEVEQVLVHEYAHAIQYADGMFASWLRSPPETTDEELLQTSLIEGGAVYVADEYTAENFPEFPAQSEQMAASYEAAPAGDRLLLAPYHYGAEYVHAEIDNAEELPEVYRSHPVTTAGMLDPDSQPPATDLDVDVETSDSDWSVERTDRKGELYTRIVLDTELSNDEATDAAAGWSDDELVAFEDADGQDAFVWTTQWETEDDADAFAAAFESKLDSRTDNWADRTAVERPDDRTVSVLIGPDEFRSAVNTTMTNSTVDLDLGTTTAAPALTAPAHSAPTSATGAAAPVSS from the coding sequence ATGGTATCCCGTCGAGTTGCCCTCACAGCGGTCGTGGTCGCCCTCCTCTTGCTTGCTGGCTGTACTGCTCCCACTCCGCCGCCCGACGTGGCGAACGGCGGGGAGATCGAGGGCGAGGAAGCGCCTACTGACGAGGAGCCTGCGACTGACGCGGATCGAGATGCTGCTGATACTGAATCTCACCCGGACCTCGACCTTGACGAGGATACGGTCTGGAACGAGGTGACAACGATGATGGACTCGGATGCGCCACAGCCGGACCTGTTCGTCGACGAGATGCCCGCCGGTGCCGACCAGGCGTTCGAGCCACAGCAGTCGGAGTTCCAGGCCGCACTGAACGCCACCGAAAGCTCGCCCGGCGGCAACGGCACGAGCGGACTGGCGATGCCCGGAAACGTCTACGTCTTCCCTGACGGTCCCGATGAAGAAGTCGAACAGGTGCTGGTTCACGAGTACGCCCACGCCATCCAGTACGCCGACGGGATGTTCGCAAGCTGGCTGCGCAGTCCCCCGGAAACGACCGACGAGGAGCTTCTCCAGACCTCGCTGATCGAAGGGGGTGCGGTCTACGTCGCCGACGAATACACGGCGGAGAACTTCCCGGAGTTCCCTGCCCAGTCCGAGCAGATGGCGGCGTCGTACGAGGCGGCCCCGGCCGGTGATCGACTCCTGCTCGCCCCGTATCATTACGGAGCCGAGTACGTCCACGCCGAGATCGACAATGCTGAGGAACTCCCAGAGGTGTATCGTTCTCACCCAGTTACTACCGCTGGGATGCTGGATCCGGACAGTCAGCCCCCGGCGACCGACCTCGACGTCGACGTAGAGACCAGCGACTCCGACTGGTCCGTGGAACGAACAGACCGGAAAGGCGAACTGTACACCCGGATCGTGCTCGATACCGAACTATCGAACGACGAGGCAACCGATGCAGCAGCGGGCTGGAGCGATGACGAACTCGTCGCATTCGAGGATGCGGATGGGCAAGACGCCTTCGTCTGGACTACGCAGTGGGAGACCGAGGACGACGCCGATGCGTTCGCCGCCGCCTTCGAATCGAAGCTCGATTCGCGCACCGACAACTGGGCGGATCGGACCGCCGTCGAGCGACCCGACGACCGGACGGTGTCTGTGCTGATCGGTCCCGACGAGTTCCGGTCTGCAGTCAATACCACGATGACGAACAGCACGGTCGACCTCGACCTCGGGACGACGACGGCTGCGCCAGCACTGACGGCCCCTGCGCATTCAGCCCCCACTTCGGCCACCGGTGCTGCCGCGCCGGTCAGCTCCTGA
- the ahbB gene encoding siroheme decarboxylase subunit beta, whose protein sequence is MTGATGSFDEIDAVLLDGYQNGFPVVERPFEAIARETSYTADVLFERLQSHVDSGLVRRIGPVLDPSAIGASTLAALQVHEEAFAEVAEVVNEFPEVTHNYRRDNEWNMWFVITASASGRLDEVLTDIESRTGYDPLSLPRQRQYCLDLQFPVVADRTERATKMKSTGSGKTASTGSGKAGSERTPSMRSNADRQLTTHEREVLERIQDGFAISETPYRTVASELDVDVTTVLSTIRRLLGDGFLKRVGIVINHHAAGFTSNCMLAWRVPPERIDEVGERASNQPYVTKCYRRADRSDRDWSYSLFTMLHGREESAVSKWIDELATDIVQYPCVKLETVERLKQTGTQYSDLLDP, encoded by the coding sequence ATCGCGCGTGAAACATCATACACCGCAGATGTATTGTTCGAGCGCCTGCAGAGCCACGTGGACTCCGGTCTGGTCCGCCGAATCGGCCCGGTTCTCGACCCGTCTGCGATCGGTGCGTCGACGCTCGCGGCCCTCCAGGTCCACGAGGAGGCGTTTGCGGAGGTCGCCGAAGTCGTCAACGAGTTTCCGGAGGTGACTCACAACTACAGGCGGGACAACGAGTGGAACATGTGGTTCGTGATAACGGCCTCCGCGTCGGGCCGGTTGGACGAAGTCCTCACGGACATCGAGAGTCGGACGGGCTACGATCCCCTCAGTTTGCCCAGGCAGCGCCAGTACTGTCTTGATCTTCAGTTCCCGGTCGTTGCCGACCGGACGGAGAGGGCGACGAAGATGAAGAGTACCGGGTCGGGAAAAACGGCGAGTACCGGGTCGGGAAAAGCGGGGAGTGAAAGAACACCGTCGATGCGTTCGAATGCCGACCGACAATTGACCACACACGAACGCGAGGTCCTCGAGCGGATACAGGACGGCTTCGCGATCAGCGAGACGCCGTACCGAACGGTCGCATCGGAGCTGGATGTCGACGTGACGACCGTGCTCTCGACGATCCGTCGGTTGCTCGGCGATGGCTTTCTAAAGCGAGTGGGGATCGTGATTAACCACCACGCTGCTGGGTTCACGAGCAACTGTATGCTCGCCTGGCGGGTTCCCCCCGAACGAATAGACGAGGTTGGCGAGCGGGCGAGCAACCAGCCGTACGTGACCAAATGTTATCGCCGGGCTGATCGGTCCGATCGTGACTGGAGCTACTCGCTGTTTACAATGTTACACGGTCGTGAGGAGTCCGCCGTGTCGAAGTGGATCGACGAACTGGCCACCGACATCGTGCAGTACCCGTGCGTCAAACTGGAGACGGTCGAACGATTAAAACAGACCGGGACGCAGTACAGTGATCTGCTGGATCCCTGA